One genomic window of Maribacter aquivivus includes the following:
- a CDS encoding glutamine--tRNA ligase/YqeY domain fusion protein, producing MSETSKSLNFIEQIVEEDLVNGYTKDELRFRFPPEPNGYLHIGHASSICLNFGLGLRYNAPVNLRFDDTNPAKEEQEFVDAIKKDVEWLGFKWDTERYASDYFQQLYDWAVELVKQGKAYVDNQSSEDMATQKGTPTEPGTDSPNRNRSIEENLELFEKMKNGDFEEGTHVLRAKIDMASSNMLMRDPIMYRILHKAHHRTNTDWCIYPMYDWTHGESDYIEQVSHSFCTLEFAMHRELYNWFLDQVYDETKVRPKQREFARRNLSHTVVSKRKLAQLVEKGVVNGWDDPRMPTISGLRRRGYTPDSIRNFVDTIGIAKRDNLIDVSLLEFNIREDLNKTTHRVMGVLNPLKLVITNYPEGETEWLEAENSPEDENAGTRQVPFSRELYIEQEDFREAANKKFFRLKLGYEVRLKNGYIIKAESCTKDTDGNITEVQCTYDPKSKSGSGTEESLRRVKGTLHWVSIEHAVKTEIRLYDRLFTDESPDTHKDKDFMDFINPNSLSVITGYVEPALKDAQPGDRFQFQRIGYFCVDPDTTTDNLVFNRTVGLRDSWAKIQ from the coding sequence ATGAGTGAGACATCGAAGTCTTTGAATTTTATTGAACAAATTGTTGAAGAGGACTTGGTAAATGGTTATACCAAAGACGAATTACGTTTTCGTTTTCCTCCAGAGCCTAATGGTTACCTTCATATTGGGCATGCAAGCTCTATTTGCTTAAACTTTGGTTTAGGTCTTAGATATAATGCACCTGTAAATCTGAGGTTTGACGATACCAACCCAGCAAAAGAGGAGCAAGAATTTGTAGATGCCATCAAAAAGGATGTAGAATGGTTAGGTTTTAAGTGGGATACCGAACGGTATGCCTCGGATTATTTCCAACAATTATATGATTGGGCTGTTGAATTAGTGAAACAGGGCAAAGCTTATGTTGATAATCAATCTTCTGAAGATATGGCCACCCAAAAAGGCACACCTACAGAACCAGGAACCGATAGTCCGAATAGAAATAGATCTATCGAAGAGAATTTAGAGCTCTTTGAAAAGATGAAAAACGGAGACTTTGAGGAAGGTACTCATGTATTAAGAGCCAAAATAGATATGGCTTCTTCTAATATGTTAATGAGAGATCCTATTATGTACCGTATACTACATAAAGCACACCATAGAACAAATACCGATTGGTGTATTTATCCGATGTATGATTGGACACATGGTGAAAGTGATTATATAGAGCAAGTATCACATTCTTTCTGTACGCTAGAATTCGCAATGCACCGTGAGCTATATAACTGGTTTTTAGATCAAGTATATGATGAAACTAAGGTAAGACCTAAGCAACGAGAGTTTGCTCGTCGTAACTTAAGCCATACCGTAGTAAGTAAGCGGAAATTGGCACAGTTGGTTGAAAAGGGCGTTGTAAATGGTTGGGATGACCCAAGAATGCCAACAATATCAGGATTACGTAGAAGAGGATATACTCCAGATTCGATCCGTAATTTTGTAGATACTATAGGTATAGCCAAAAGAGACAATCTTATAGATGTTTCCTTACTTGAATTTAATATCAGAGAAGATCTAAATAAAACCACTCATAGAGTTATGGGTGTCTTGAATCCTTTGAAATTGGTTATCACTAATTATCCTGAAGGAGAAACGGAATGGTTAGAAGCAGAAAATTCTCCAGAAGATGAAAATGCCGGTACAAGACAAGTGCCCTTCTCAAGAGAACTATATATAGAACAAGAAGATTTTAGAGAAGCAGCAAATAAAAAGTTCTTTCGTCTAAAGCTTGGTTATGAAGTGCGTCTTAAAAACGGATACATTATTAAAGCGGAAAGTTGTACCAAAGATACCGATGGGAATATAACAGAGGTGCAATGTACGTACGACCCAAAAAGTAAAAGTGGTAGCGGTACCGAAGAAAGCTTACGTAGAGTAAAAGGAACATTACATTGGGTATCTATAGAACACGCTGTAAAAACAGAAATAAGATTATACGATCGTCTTTTTACAGATGAAAGTCCAGATACACATAAAGACAAAGATTTCATGGATTTTATTAATCCTAATTCTTTATCTGTAATTACAGGATATGTTGAACCTGCATTAAAAGATGCCCAACCAGGAGATCGTTTTCAATTTCAACGTATTGGATATTTCTGTGTTGATCCAGATACCACTACCGATAATTTAGTTTTTAACAGAACTGTTGGTTTACGCGATTCTTGGGCAAAAATTCAATAG
- a CDS encoding T9SS type B sorting domain-containing protein: MKTLNKLTVFTALSMLFCAFQLSAQAIVINAPEPADNPNLSGSTPWSAVCAGNGGFNEYFVNITWIGTANAGNEFILELSDASGSFTNAQTLQTITDQNAVKDFDTSFAIPTDTRGEGYKMRVRSTDPVKVGSESEAFNMYYMDVTSNLNISELGDGVPPGTVCSTGAITLQVDNIANPETYQYIWFRSGTELTSETGHTLNVTQSGMYNVYINYGPRCTGSGNTDSNIVDVTIGGSGTGIAVIAPTKTSLCSTDTEMLSIDQTDASWSYQWFKDDVEIVGATATSYNVNAANAGFEGDYAVEISGTGICNERSAVVTITNAELYTVTVENEINMVLLPTQNEVLSVSTTAVTPSYKWFRNAIEISGETNSTLTITEDGEYYAEVTQTGGACSVSSKNSDVTTVVSPASFEITINYTDAYTSCETTSTILGVELINAVAADGTITDVTSALLDGFTYEWSKDGAAISGATSNSISLASNSENGDYDLNAVVGSFNVDSNVLPVQLLTNETVSITSSGTVFCSGGETITLSTTTDLSSATYQWQLDGVSINTTDEVLTVSTAGTYTLAIDKDGCSLISNAIVVTPLDENLITLDPGTEIVMPEGTTRLVTASGGTAYRWLDANAVEVSNSDSINFTEAGSYTLIASIDNCEIVRQIEVTYLDTFKVPNVITVNGDGINDQWIIPNSYSNKADVNVIIYNEQGQEIVNEFDYKNNWPQSTTAFTKQNMVFYYKIRNASEVLKQGTITVIR; the protein is encoded by the coding sequence ATGAAAACTTTAAACAAACTTACCGTATTTACAGCACTATCCATGCTATTCTGCGCTTTTCAATTATCTGCGCAAGCAATAGTAATTAATGCTCCAGAACCTGCAGACAATCCAAACCTGTCAGGTAGTACTCCGTGGTCTGCCGTATGTGCAGGTAATGGTGGATTCAACGAATACTTTGTCAATATTACCTGGATAGGTACCGCAAATGCAGGCAATGAGTTTATTCTCGAATTGTCTGATGCCAGTGGTAGCTTTACAAATGCTCAAACTTTGCAAACGATTACGGACCAAAATGCCGTTAAGGATTTTGATACGAGTTTCGCAATACCTACCGACACTCGTGGAGAAGGGTATAAGATGAGAGTAAGAAGTACTGACCCTGTAAAAGTGGGAAGCGAATCTGAGGCATTCAATATGTATTATATGGATGTTACTTCTAATCTTAATATTAGTGAATTGGGTGATGGTGTTCCTCCTGGTACAGTTTGTAGTACAGGAGCTATAACACTTCAAGTTGATAATATAGCTAACCCAGAAACCTATCAGTATATTTGGTTTCGTAGTGGAACAGAATTAACAAGTGAAACTGGGCATACATTAAACGTTACGCAATCGGGTATGTATAATGTATATATTAATTACGGACCAAGATGTACAGGTTCTGGTAATACAGATTCTAATATTGTAGATGTAACTATTGGCGGTTCAGGAACTGGTATTGCAGTTATTGCTCCAACCAAAACTTCTTTATGTAGTACAGATACAGAAATGTTAAGTATAGATCAAACTGATGCTTCTTGGAGCTACCAGTGGTTTAAAGATGATGTTGAGATTGTTGGTGCAACAGCAACTTCATATAATGTTAATGCTGCAAATGCAGGTTTCGAAGGAGATTATGCAGTAGAGATTTCTGGAACAGGTATCTGTAATGAAAGATCAGCTGTAGTAACGATAACCAATGCAGAATTATATACCGTAACTGTAGAAAATGAAATCAATATGGTTTTATTACCTACACAAAACGAAGTTTTATCAGTTAGTACAACAGCGGTTACACCAAGTTATAAATGGTTTAGAAATGCTATTGAGATTTCAGGTGAAACTAATAGCACACTTACAATTACTGAAGATGGCGAGTATTATGCAGAAGTAACACAAACAGGCGGTGCTTGTTCAGTATCTTCTAAAAACTCTGATGTTACTACAGTAGTGTCTCCAGCTTCTTTTGAAATAACCATAAATTATACCGATGCGTATACATCTTGTGAAACCACAAGTACTATATTAGGTGTTGAACTTATAAATGCAGTTGCCGCAGATGGTACCATAACTGATGTTACCAGTGCATTACTTGATGGATTTACTTATGAGTGGAGTAAAGACGGTGCAGCTATAAGTGGTGCAACTAGTAACAGTATTAGTTTGGCTTCAAATTCTGAAAATGGTGATTACGATTTAAATGCGGTAGTTGGTAGTTTCAATGTAGATTCTAATGTTTTACCTGTTCAATTATTAACTAATGAAACAGTTAGTATTACAAGTTCAGGAACTGTTTTCTGTAGCGGTGGCGAAACCATTACATTAAGTACAACCACCGACTTAAGTTCAGCTACATATCAATGGCAACTAGACGGTGTATCTATTAATACTACAGATGAGGTATTAACAGTTTCTACTGCTGGTACATATACTTTAGCGATAGATAAAGATGGTTGTTCTTTAATCTCTAATGCGATCGTGGTAACACCGTTAGATGAAAACCTAATTACACTTGACCCAGGTACAGAAATAGTAATGCCAGAAGGTACTACTAGATTGGTTACTGCAAGTGGAGGTACAGCCTACAGATGGTTAGATGCTAATGCGGTAGAAGTAAGCAACTCTGATAGTATAAACTTTACCGAAGCGGGTAGTTATACTCTAATAGCTTCTATTGACAATTGTGAGATTGTTAGACAGATTGAAGTAACCTACTTAGACACTTTTAAAGTGCCTAATGTAATTACCGTGAATGGAGATGGTATTAATGATCAATGGATCATACCAAACTCTTATTCTAATAAAGCCGATGTCAATGTAATTATCTACAATGAGCAAGGGCAAGAAATTGTAAACGAATTCGATTATAAAAATAACTGGCCGCAGTCAACTACTGCGTTCACCAAACAAAACATGGTATTCTATTATAAAATTAGAAATGCCAGTGAAGTACTTAAACAAGGTACGATCACAGTAATACGTTAA
- a CDS encoding PorP/SprF family type IX secretion system membrane protein — protein sequence MLKKSVLYLLLFVLAIMKVSGQEENPFVSYDVPAQNLLKYNRFLINPTFSTVREDKSYINLLHRNQSVQFDDNNQNYFLSYSGRINDKTGLGLSLYSQREGILSNFGVLANYAYGIKLNDKSNFTFGANVSYYQSGFDNGRASTVEEDPFLAGLQDQNLLSFQPGFNLSYGKFDVGVFAENLFDYNLKTSESVTEFKDKTYSGHLQYTHQFEKQDGIFEQGRLMPLARVRKVGEEDVTLGGSLILDLPKLGWIQGGYDSFYGAAAGVGFNLNQRISLGYTMEKGLSNNFDNFGVTHEISFAYSFSPNLTEDRVMLEDDFEDDLVQNDEEPENIATNEEIEELKMKLAENDAIIEELMFRQDSLEAIRQSDLERRFAMVMRMVRNETNGERPDLENRAKELFLDENSNTEIASNYNPSNTGTPEVASNYNPSNSGEAVTGNQAASQTQQDRVAVVTNERKDPIAETQEVAETNTDTNSSVDNRFKEQVQPKDAVVANRPRNSSAPVAKATREVAQDGVKSRRFKDLPDVTDGYYVVANVYKGGQYMNNFIDGLNEQGINADYIDNPNTGLKYVYLERYDTFEEAVAAHDNKLNGTYDGATWIMNVDNRYTNEAYASNVNKIKEKSSKYDSNVLTSNEVVRDNVDSREADSKSYVIEGAGSGYYLIANVFANPKNAKRFVTLLNSFGLNASYFINPKNNYRYVYLKKHDSWTKALISYYSKLNDAYNEKMWIMRVNHELLV from the coding sequence ATGCTAAAGAAAAGTGTTTTATATCTATTGTTATTTGTGTTAGCTATCATGAAGGTTAGCGGGCAAGAGGAAAATCCGTTTGTATCATACGATGTTCCTGCCCAGAACCTTTTGAAGTATAACCGATTCTTAATCAACCCAACGTTTTCAACGGTTAGGGAAGACAAATCTTATATCAATTTGTTACACCGAAACCAATCGGTACAATTTGATGATAACAATCAAAACTATTTCTTAAGCTATAGTGGACGTATCAATGATAAAACTGGATTAGGACTTAGTCTATATTCTCAAAGAGAAGGTATCTTAAGTAACTTTGGTGTGTTGGCAAATTATGCCTACGGTATTAAATTGAACGACAAAAGTAACTTTACTTTTGGTGCAAACGTTTCTTACTACCAAAGTGGTTTTGATAACGGTAGAGCATCTACTGTAGAAGAGGATCCTTTTTTAGCTGGATTGCAAGATCAGAATCTTTTATCATTTCAGCCTGGTTTTAACCTTTCTTACGGTAAGTTCGATGTTGGTGTTTTTGCAGAAAACCTTTTTGATTACAACTTAAAGACAAGCGAATCGGTAACGGAGTTTAAAGACAAAACATACTCCGGTCACTTACAATATACCCATCAGTTTGAAAAGCAAGATGGTATTTTTGAACAAGGTCGTTTAATGCCTTTGGCAAGAGTTAGAAAAGTAGGAGAAGAAGATGTTACTTTAGGAGGAAGTTTAATTCTTGACCTACCAAAATTAGGATGGATCCAAGGTGGATATGATAGTTTTTATGGTGCAGCCGCAGGTGTAGGTTTTAACCTTAACCAAAGAATTTCTTTAGGCTATACCATGGAAAAAGGATTGTCTAACAACTTTGATAATTTTGGAGTTACGCATGAGATATCATTTGCCTATTCATTCTCTCCAAACCTTACTGAAGATAGGGTAATGTTAGAAGATGACTTTGAAGATGATTTGGTTCAGAATGATGAAGAACCAGAGAATATAGCTACCAATGAAGAGATAGAAGAGTTGAAGATGAAATTGGCAGAAAATGATGCCATCATTGAAGAACTAATGTTCCGTCAAGATTCTTTAGAAGCTATTCGCCAATCTGATTTAGAAAGACGTTTTGCTATGGTAATGCGTATGGTTCGTAATGAAACCAACGGAGAAAGACCTGACTTAGAAAATAGAGCTAAAGAGCTTTTCCTTGATGAGAATAGCAACACCGAAATTGCATCTAACTACAACCCAAGTAATACGGGAACGCCAGAAGTTGCATCTAATTACAACCCGAGTAATTCTGGTGAGGCAGTTACAGGTAATCAAGCTGCTAGTCAAACACAGCAAGATAGGGTAGCAGTGGTAACAAACGAAAGAAAAGACCCTATAGCAGAAACACAAGAAGTAGCAGAAACAAATACGGATACCAATTCTTCTGTTGATAATAGATTTAAAGAACAAGTGCAGCCAAAAGATGCTGTAGTTGCAAATAGACCTCGAAACTCTTCTGCACCTGTTGCGAAAGCAACTAGAGAAGTGGCGCAAGACGGAGTGAAAAGTAGAAGGTTTAAAGACTTACCAGATGTTACAGACGGTTACTATGTAGTTGCTAATGTATACAAAGGTGGGCAGTATATGAATAACTTTATTGACGGCCTAAATGAGCAGGGCATTAATGCTGATTACATTGACAACCCTAATACTGGTTTAAAGTATGTTTACCTAGAACGTTATGATACTTTTGAAGAAGCAGTAGCGGCACATGATAATAAACTGAACGGTACATATGATGGTGCCACTTGGATTATGAATGTTGATAACAGATACACAAATGAGGCTTACGCAAGCAATGTAAACAAAATCAAAGAAAAATCTTCGAAGTATGATTCTAATGTTTTAACCTCAAATGAGGTGGTTAGAGATAATGTAGATTCTAGAGAGGCTGATTCAAAATCTTATGTTATTGAAGGTGCCGGTTCTGGTTATTACCTTATTGCAAATGTGTTCGCTAATCCTAAGAATGCAAAACGATTTGTAACCTTACTAAATTCATTCGGATTAAATGCGAGTTACTTCATTAACCCTAAGAATAATTACAGATACGTATACCTTAAAAAGCACGACTCTTGGACTAAGGCTTTAATCTCTTACTACTCTAAGCTAAACGACGCTTACAATGAGAAGATGTGGATTATGAGGGTCAATCATGAGCTGCTGGTTTAG